The Euphorbia lathyris chromosome 4, ddEupLath1.1, whole genome shotgun sequence genomic interval ttatatttgcatTGCCTTTGTCGTTAAATggcctatatttttttttaaatttatatttattaaatggttcggttaaccattaaccgcggtttttgaacactctaaccctaaaccgaaaccgaaaccagtacctatctatttttttaaccattaagaaaaccatcggttcggttaaccacttttttcggttcggattaccgattttcggttcggttaccggtttgaccggtttttttgcccacccctagTAAATGATAACCATCATTTTCTGTTTAGTGCAATTGAGTATGTGCAAAGTAGTAAGTGATAACATAAAGTAGTTGCATATATACTCTAATTTATAAAACACAGAATAGTAACATCTTTTTAGTGCAACGGTGTATGTGTAAAGTAGTAAGTGATATTATAAAGTAGTTGCATACTTTAATTTATAGAAGATAGAATGAAGTAATATCAATTTGGTGCAATTGATTACGTGCAAAGTAGTAAGTGATATCATAAAGTAGTTGCATACACTTGATCATAAAAAGAAAGAGACAAGCACAAGCAGTGTTCTAAAAGTCGGCCAAGTCGGCGAAATTCAGAACACTGACCGATTTTTTATAACTGGGCGGGTTAAGTCGGGGGTCCGATATATTTCCGCCTAGGCGGTTCAAGTCGGAATAAATCGGGGCAAGTCGGGCTAGTCGGGCAAGTCGGGTTAGGCGGCTAAAAATCGGGCCAGGCGGCTAAAAATCGGGTCAGACGGCTAAAAATCGGGtcaaatcataaaattataaaaattttgctacaaaataaataatacaaataattaatgatcacaacaacaactaaaaataataaaactaatttacataacactaaataaaattaatttcaatatattaGATTAcgaatattaaatattttgatgaagaaaataaagaattatttGATGAATATGGAGAAGGTATtagacatattttttttatgaatagttatggatattttattatttatttaaagaaaatatttataatatttattaatattatttttagatgtgataatttatattttaaatgtgtttatataatatttatttaattataaatataaaaaatagaaaaatacatatccgattaatccccgattaatctttTGAGATCttgtccgcccgactagcgcctTACGACTTTTACAACACTGAACACAAGTAATGGAAGttagaagaaacaaagaaatccCAAAAACGAGCCACTCTCACAATAGAAGAGATAAAACTTGTGTAACCCTACATTTACGTTTAGATATATCGAAAGAGATTTAGGAGTTTAAAACTAATTTAAGAATAAgaattattaaaaaagaaaataatggtCATAAAATATTAGTGttgttatttatcattttacacaaacaactattagCAACCAactaaattttaccaaaaaagtTTACACACATTTAGTCAAATTAGTTAaacaaaaaagataataaacTAAATTCTAATGTAACAACTAAACTCTATTTATCAAATATAGTCTATATCTAAATCAATTTGTAAAATTTGCTAACTTAAGAAAAATCAAGTTAATATTTAAATTTCGATTTGgactaaaataaaattattcgtCAATGCAAACTTCAAAAACCATTTTCATCCTTAattcaaattatttattttgtaaaagtAGTTTTTAATTggaaaatttacaaaattggatcaaatgggagacccatttacatatttagactaatTACCCAacatactacatatctagactatatatttgtgattttcccaaaataccctaaACCTTTTATCTTCCCTCATTCTTTTCTATCGGTTTCAACATTTCATCTCCCCCTTCCTGTGTATCGGTACATCTTCCccattcctttatattttgcgAAATCACCTccattttcttcatcatcatgtctgtcttttttttttccctctTTATCTTTTGATTATTCATCTTCCCGTTTCTAGAAAATTAAGTCTGGTTCTTCATCTTACTGTTTCTTTTcgtctcttggtttctttcttcttgttcgaATCGAAGACATCGTTATTCTGTGTGTTTTCTGTGTTTATcatagggtaaagttcaaataaaacccctgtagtttcactaattttcagataaaggactgtgatttactttttatcaaaacaatgATTGAtgtttttaactttaacaaaataaggactttttcgattgatactattaaaatcacctttgatgacttcaaaaatgacatattttaagaactactaatattctaagcaactttaattcttcaacttttttattttgagattgtttagataatgtttggtaaagagagagaaagttaatgtttagagagagaaagttccaaaaaagatgattttcgaaaattgaaaatgtagttccatagaatatatgacattgaacaactttaattcttgaaaattttcattttcaggtcgttaaagatagttttaatagcattaatccaagtttgaaacctcaatcctcgttttgacaaaaagtaaactacagtcctttatctgaaaattagtgaaaccacatgggttttatttgaactttaccctttatTATATGGTTATTATCGATTTTATTGGTAAAATGCATAAataatgtaagtatctactgtttcatcttcatcttttttcagaaaatagATTCGTAAAATGAGTTTTGTGAAGTCCGCGAAGAAAAAACAGACTGAAAATGACGATTTTGATTCGTAGAAAGTGATTATCCGAAGTTTGCGAAGAAAACTCATCATTTTTAGCATGATTTTTTCTCTTCACAGACTTCACATCTTCTCTTTCTGCGAAGCGAAATTGTCCTTTTGTTTAattttctcttcgcagacttcgcatttTCTCTTTTTGCGAAGCAAAATCgtcatttttttgttaaatttctcTTCACATGCTTCACAATTTTGCTAACACgacttaatttttgtgaaggtggttgaatacaaaaCATCAAATTCAAGTATCCCTTCAGCTTGAATACAAAAGCATCAATCACAATAGATTATGTTATGAGATGTAGGGGAGATGGTGTTCTGGGATGTagtgaaagaaaagaaaaatcaccATTATTATCCCAAAAGGTCATTCATTCTGTATGACACTGCCgatttttcttgcttttgtaAAGCCTGGAAGCACTCAAATTCATGACGTTTAGGGTTTGAATTATTATTGCaattttgttataaattttgataatgttgtgattttaatgttagaattattgttgtaatcttgttataaattttgataatgttgtgattttaatgttagaattattgttgcactattgttgttatgatttgaatgttataTATCACAATTTGCGAGCCTGCGAAGATAATATTGTTTAAGAACAGGGGCGGAGACAGGCCGGGCCCCGGGCTCCGGCACCACCCTTGAGGAATAGTGCTTTATGTCCGAGTAGCCCCCCTAAGAAAACGAAATTACTACTTATAATATATAATGTAAATATTTAACATTGAATTAAGATAGTACAGATGGTCTGACTAATACGTAAGGTTCACTTACATTTTAAGGGGTACTAGGTTGAACCTCCTTATATTTTTCCCTTGAATccctatttttatttcattttgacTTTTTCCCTTTAAATCTCAAAATTTTTCACTTGaatccttattttttttatttcattttgatTTTTTCCCTTTAAATCTCAAGATTTTTTCCTTAaatcccttttttttttatttcattttgattttttccttaaattcctattttttttatttcattttgatTTTTTCCCTTTAAATCAAAAGATGTGTTTTTATCCCATTATAATATTTTCCTTTAAATCAAAAAttgaatattaaatttattatttttttaaattaaaatatcaatattattacctaatttaattatcttttccatcatcattattaattaattttaattttttccttttattaaaatatcaatgtaaatattcaattgataaaaaattaattatgtctaaacttttaattttttaatcaaCACATTAAAATGAAACAGTTTTATCATGTTGGAAGTTAAAATTTTTTTACCAGCCCTCACGGACTGGACTCTAGAAAATTAGCCAACCCGTAGGCTGAAAGTAGCCCCCCAGATTTAAAATCCTAGCTCCGCCACTGTTTAAGAATATGACTTTTACTTCATATTGCGAAAACTGCGAAGTAAAAGTCATTCTGCGAATTAGTATTAccttcgcaggcttcacatatTACGGAAAATACAAAGTAAATTTCATATTCTTAAGTAGTGTTATCTTCGCAGGCTTCATAAattgtgaaaaatgcgaagttAGACGGAAAAGAGAAagtaaaaatagtaaaatgtgatatatatatataaaggtatTTTCAAAAAGTCATaataaaataatctaaataagtAAATATATCTCACATTTGATggagttttataattttttctttttaattaatttttaaaagcCCCAGCCATCCACGTAAGTGAGTCTTGAGGACGGCAGTAGACCACATTTTTTCAATCTTTATTCTCCACCTGTAAAAACCCAACAAATTATTTTTCGTAAGAACAATCGATTATTATTACACGTAATTTCCAAGTCACAACTTTTTGTCTtatctcttcaattttttttatatatatgttttactTTATCTATCTCTCCACTTGcatactaaaaaattaaaaacatttttaactctgtttttttttcttaatgcaTAATTAGCCCTCAACTTACAAGTTGTTTCATTAGTcccttaaatttatttaaaataacataATTAACCTTCTAAATCAACATAAAAAAAGCAGCAAACGATTGAGTAAATTGAAATGAATGTCACATTATGCAATTTTAATAACTCAATAaatcactttaagcaaatttaaaaaggcaaatagataattttaaataaatttaagtgTTTAATAAGTACTGTAAATAAGTTCAAAAAATTAACGAGATATTTTATGCCAAATTTAAATGGTCCTTGatgtattaaatatttttttaaaatctaaATTATAATATTCTTTGATGTTCGAGACTTAGTGAGAGTCAACGCTCTTCACCACTTTTTGTGGATAATTTGAGTGAAAATTTAATTTGAAGTATCTGCTTggtttacctactgtttgttctTATGGTTTGATGTTTACTATttgaaaaaactattttttcaGAAAGCAGgatgtttttataaaaaaaagatattttttAACTATAAAAAACAAACATGACGCGTCTAACCAAACGTATAAAACTGCAaacagaaaatgaaaaaaaaatcaaatacccATAAAGTGTCTTCTAACAAACTATaccatataaatatattttattaagtctttaatattttaatttgttaaatatataaattgaatACGTCAGGTACCCCTTTGTTGAAGGTCGTTCAAGCTTTTCCTGGAAGTATGGCATGGGTTACTTCAGCGCCGTAGCGCCTGGTACTCGAACATTGGCTCGAGGCATTTTTTCTACCCCTTCTTACCCTGAAAAAGCAGGGACACCGTGCGTCCTTGAACCGATAACCAGCCTCACTgctcaagctgaaaaacgaaggagttCAACTCAaaaaatcaggtgaccaagacAAAATTGAGTATCCCGTTGAGTTCTGCAAACCCGCTGATCACGTAGGAGAGATATccagcacttccatgggtcagaatcagaagatggcccactacatattgaccaacttccttttccccaagatcaactgcaccagctcagcaacgaacttcgaacaatgcttcatttatcacatgctgaactaccagccgatcaatatgccagtctttATTATCGGTGGTTTTCAACGGagcactggaacccttaggttaggctccattattaccagaatcctcaaagatcacaaggtgagtttggttgaggaaatccacacctgGGGAACAGAAATCACTGCAACTGCACTGTTCGGCTTTGTCTACGGCCAACCGATTAtccctaagaaaggaaaaggggccacTGTTCCGGATACAAAGAGTATGATGACCCGAAAAGGAAAGAAGGAAACGAGAACTCAAGCTGACCCAAaggacagaaagaggaaagctgttcaaagcCCCTCTAGAGACGATGTTTTCACCAAAAACTTAGAATTTATAATTGTAATTGATTAAGAGCTGAATGACATAAATTAAAATACTAGGGACTTAATTGAtaaatatctaaaaaataaGGGACGTATATTTCATTCCTAAAAACTTTGccaaaaacatttaaaaataacCACGCAAAATGATTCGCTCTCTCTCTTCAGGTGGTTCCTTCCGATAACGTAAAATGAAGCCTCACAATATACAAGGAGGCTTCGCCTGTAGACAATCACCGCCGTACACATGTAGCTCTCCTTCACCGGAGCCACCGCTTCTCAGCCGTCAATTTCCCTCCAAAAAGTCCCCGCGCCACGTCAAACTGTCAATCCGTGCTCGCCAACAATGCGACGCCCCCGATGCTTCCGCCACCGGTCAAATTCAAACCTCGAGCAGCCGCCGAGTATTGATCAGTACTTCAATTCTCGCTCTCGGCGCCAGCGTTCTCAAATCCGCCGTGTCAAAAGCCGAGGACGTTAACAAGCCTTCACaagcttcctcttcttcttctcgtcctcctcctcctcagcaGGCGGTGCCGCCTGTAGAAGCTGCGAATAAGACTCCGGAGGCGGTTAATGTTGAGATAAGTTCGAGGATTTATGACGCCACGGCGATAGGAGAGCCAATGGCTATGGGAAAGGACAAGAGGAAAGTGTGGGAAAAGCTCATGAATGCAAGGATTGTTTATTTGGGAGAATCGGAGCAAGTGCCAGTAAAAGACGATAAGGAATTGGAGCTCgaaattgttaaaaatttgaGGAAAAGATGTGTCGAGAGCGAGAAATCGTTATCTTTAGCCATGGAGGCCTTTCCTTGTGATTTGCAGTCGCAGCTCAATCAATACATGGATAGAAAGTATAATACATTTATTATCGCAACTTAACAACATTCATATATACATAGAATAAGTATATATTGAGAAGTGTGTTATGGTGGCAGGATAGATGGAGAATCTTTGAAGTCTTTTCTGTCACACTGGCGGCCTCAAAGATGGCAAGAGTATGAGCCTCTTTTGAGCTATTGTCGAGAGAATGGAGTTAGGATTGTTGCTTGTGGTACTCCACTTAAGGTAATTCCAGTTCTTCTGTTGGCATCAATGAGTAAACAGATAAATTGTACACTTTGTTTCATGCACTAGTTATGGGGCAAAATTATTTCTATTCGATCTTTTCATTATCAAAGTTGTGCAAATTAATATGGTGCCAACAATTATTTGGAAACCTACCATCATATATAACCAGATTCCAGAATGGTATTATGAAATTTGCATTGCTTTAGTACTTTTTACCTTCATACATGTTTGATCTTTCTCAACTAGTAATTTTCTTATTGTACTCCAAATATCTTCCCCTTGCCGCTAGCACGTAGAGATGACTGCAGAGATTACTTTTTAAGGCCATTTTATCCTGTTTATATCATTGGGAATTTGAAAATGATTATTTTGGATTTGAACCCATCAATATATTGTAAAGATGCTTGAATTGATTGCACTCTACTGTCATTTTCTTGTTCACCATTCTCAGGAATTTATATGTATGTTAATTGCTACGAGTTCTATGCACAAATAAAGAGTTGACTGTCTATTCATCTTTCTTGTTTCCTACCTAAGTATTGTTATTGGCTTAGTTTGTAGAATGTTCTGAATGCTGATCTTTATGGCATACAGGTCATACGGACAGTCCAAGCTGAAGGTATACGTGGGCTTTCAAAGGCTGATCGTAAACTATATGCTCCTCCAGCTGGTTCTGGCTTCATCTCAGGATTCACATCTATTTCACGCAGGTCAATTGATATAAACTCCACCAGTCAGGCTGTTCCTTTCGGGCCAAGCTCATATTTGTCCGCACAAGCAAAAGTAGTGGATGATTACACTATGTCCCAAAATATATTGCAGGCGGTGGTGGATGGAGGAACCACTGGTATGATAGTAGTGGTGACAGGTGCAAGCCATGTTTTATATGGATCAAGAGGTACTGGGCTGCCAGCAAGGATTTCAAAAAAGATGCAAAAAAAGAACCAGGTAGTTATATTGCTTGATCCTGAAAGACAATCCATGAGAAGAGAGGGAGAAGTTCCAGTTGCTGACTTTTTGTGGTATTCAGCTGCCAGACCCTGCAGCAGAAATTGTTATGATCGTGCTGAAATTGCTCGAGTAATGAATGCAGCAGGTAGAAGGCGAGATGCTCTACCTCAGGTGAGCTGAATTGCTACTTTATAAGAACTACATTTttctttgttaattttttatttcaccACTTCAAATGTGAAAACAATTGTTAATGTAGGTACACAAATCTTGTCTCTTTTCTGAGTTCGCCAgttaaattttaattcttaacagATTTTCTCATGAGTACCACCTTAATTTGATGTACTTCATTATTATGAAATTCCTTTCTTCTATGCATATCAGGATCTTCAGACAGGACTTGATCTTGGTTTAGTATCACCAGAGGTACTGCAGAATTTCTTTGATCTAGAGCAATATCCTGTTCTTAAGGAACTTTCTCACAGCTTCCAGGTATAATAGCTTTC includes:
- the LOC136226552 gene encoding protein RETICULATA-RELATED 6, chloroplastic encodes the protein MKPHNIQGGFACRQSPPYTCSSPSPEPPLLSRQFPSKKSPRHVKLSIRARQQCDAPDASATGQIQTSSSRRVLISTSILALGASVLKSAVSKAEDVNKPSQASSSSSRPPPPQQAVPPVEAANKTPEAVNVEISSRIYDATAIGEPMAMGKDKRKVWEKLMNARIVYLGESEQVPVKDDKELELEIVKNLRKRCVESEKSLSLAMEAFPCDLQSQLNQYMDRKIDGESLKSFLSHWRPQRWQEYEPLLSYCRENGVRIVACGTPLKVIRTVQAEGIRGLSKADRKLYAPPAGSGFISGFTSISRRSIDINSTSQAVPFGPSSYLSAQAKVVDDYTMSQNILQAVVDGGTTGMIVVVTGASHVLYGSRGTGLPARISKKMQKKNQVVILLDPERQSMRREGEVPVADFLWYSAARPCSRNCYDRAEIARVMNAAGRRRDALPQDLQTGLDLGLVSPEVLQNFFDLEQYPVLKELSHSFQGFRERLLADPKFLHRLAIEEAISITTTLLAQYERRKENFFQELDYVITDTARGIVVDFFTVWLPAPTLSFLSYADDGNSPDNINTLNGLLMSIPDNAFQKNLAGKDWNLSQRFVSVLFGGLKLSSVGFVSSIGAVAASNVLYAVRNIINPASVTNQQMKRSPILKTAVVYSCFLGISANLRYQIIAGLIEHRISDEFSSQTLLVNMLSFLVRTINSYWGTQQWIDLARFSGLQSKSSETSSYESEISAPDAEINTAENASVNEIENQ